Part of the Cervus canadensis isolate Bull #8, Minnesota chromosome 15, ASM1932006v1, whole genome shotgun sequence genome is shown below.
TTTGGGAACTGCAAAGGTTGGAGCAATCAACTGTGACGCTAAGACAGTTAAAGAGAAGGGCAGTTGGAGTTGTGGGAGCCTTTATATACACTGCTGCCCAGGCCGAGAATGCCAGTAGATAAAGCTTCAAGTTGAGGCTCCAATTCTCTTCTCTTGGGACGGGAGTCGTTGCACTATTATTTAGGGCCACATTCTATAGTGATCACCATGTGTACTTACGTACCACTGTTTGGCAATGGTCTGCTCTGAAAATTTTGGGGGTCTCATTTTGCTCCTCTGTTATAAAATATGGGCTTGTTTTTTGGAGCGTTTCTGGAACATGCTCTAAGCAAGACACTGTGGTGCCTGGAAGCGGATGTCGATCCTGTGCTAGAGCTTTTTGGCGGAGGACAGGAAACCTGAGGAAGCAGGAAAGTGGCATTTGTTTCCAAAGGGCTTGTGACCGGGCGCTCCACACCACGAGAGGGTCGTAGCTGCCCGGCCTCCACGCGAAAGCCTGCCCACCTGCTCGGGCCCCGCCCCGCGGCGCGGGGGGCGGGACTTTGACTCGGGGGCGGTCCGCACGCGATCCCCGCCTCTCTCTccgcctccttcccctccccgggCCCCGCCCAGCGGGCTCCGGCAAGGGGGGCGGTGGCCGCGGCGGTGACAGCCGCTCCCCGCCCCCGAGGCCGCCACGTCCCTCACGTACCACCCGGCCGAACGGCGGAGCGGCGACCTGGCGCCCGGGGCTCCGGCTGCTCCGGCGCGGCTCGGCATGAGGCTAGCGCGGCTGCTTCGCGGAGCCACCTCGGCCGGCCCGGGCCCCGGGCTGCGCGCCGCCGGCCCTAGCGTCAGCCGCAGCCTCACCTCGGACTCGGGCTCCGGCCCGGCGCCCGAACGCGGCGTTCCCGGCCAAGTGGACTTCTACGCGCGCTTCTCGCCATCCCCGCTCTCCATGAAGCAGTTCCTGGACTTCGGTGAGTGGGGCCCGGGCTTCGGGCCTTCCTATGTAACCCTAGCCTGGAGCTGCGGCCGCTAACCCGGCCCGGGCCCGGCCCGCGCGGGTGCCCTCCCGTCTCCGGCGCGCCCCCTTCCTCAACGTCTCTCCCCCGGCGCTTCGGACGCCACCTCGGTCCCTCGCGGACGGATCCCTCTGCTCGGGTGCAGGCGTCCGCGCCCCCGAGAGATAACTGGGAGAGTGTGCCTTTTTCCCGTGTATTGTTGAAAAACAAGCCTGGGGCCCGAGCCGCTTTTCAGCGCACGTGTGCACCTCCGCGCTCGCAGCCAGGCCCTTTCGGAAGAGCCCAGCCCGAGTGAGAGGCGAGTGTGCTGACACCTCCGGGAGTCGCGTTCAGATTCTGCAGAGTGCTGATAAATGCTCAGTTTTGCATATGATGATTACATAAAAGTGGCGTGCTGATAGGGGAAGCAGGTTCTGACTGGCCCGGTGTTTCATAGAATGTTTTCCTTGCCACTGGCTTAAGCGTTTCCACCAACCGTACAGTTCATTCCGTCAACAACAGTCCTCAGCACGTGTAAAGTGCATGAGTACAGTATGCTGTGGGGTTTGTTTACCAAAGTGAttctccactttcctctttctcgGATGAGTGCTTCCTGGTTTTCTCTAGAAAAGATGCAGAGGAATTGCGAAGTCAGGCATTTGACTTATAGCGGGGCGCTAAGGTGAAATGGGAAAACTAATCAAGTCAAAATTTCGAAGAGACAAGAGTTATCTTCTGCATTGTGAGTGTGGTTTGGTCACCAACGGATCACGAGTGGCTTGAAAGATAGCAGCGTAGTTAGCCACTTAATCTTAAACTTGTGGTTTACAGTGCCGATTTTGTTTGGCTCAAAgctcttggtttttgtttttaccttAAAATGACTAGTGTTATTAAGAGGGTGAATTTGACCTCTTTCCCAAGTATGCCATTAAACTTCcacaagaaaatgtttttttttaatacgatTATTCCTATTGACAATCTAGTTTTTGCTATGGTTGTCTCTTGCTAAAAGAGCAAATCAGTGAGTTTAAAATTCATCACTGAAGTAACATGACTTTTTAGTTTACCTTTAAGTGGAACTGCTTGCCAAACGCGATTCTACAGCTGTTCTGCTTAGCATCTTGAGTAGGAATGGAGGAAGGAGCAGATTGCTTTCCAGGAATCAGACAATTGAATAGAACCTACGGGGAAGAAGCTTGAAGATGATCACAGAGCAGGCATTGGCAGCTTTTGCTTTCTGTTGCCGGAAAGACTCCTCTTCATTTACTGTTTGCTTATGGCAATTAGTATAGTGGTTCTACCTGGACTCAATGAATCTTCTCATGAACATGTCaaaatttccactgtttcttaGGTTTTTCTCATAAACCTAGAGTTaggaaacaagtttttaaaatgatagcAGCAACAAGTTATAGAGGATAGGCTTTTTACAGGTCCTACGTTAATCAAACTGTGCCTTGCTCAGACTTGCCTAGGTTGTCTTAGTTCTAAGATGGGAGTTgtgaataacggagacagaaaaATAACCTCACTGATGCTCTACAGTGTGGATGGAAGGTGGTTCAGGATGTCGCACAGCCCTAGAGACTGGACTGTCTTGTCCCATGCTCCTCTTGCCTTGTCATTATGGTGATGATATCACTTGCCAAATAACTCTGTCTGCATTTCTCTGCCTTATGACTTCCACTTACTGCTGTTCACACTGTATTTGGTTTCAGGATCTGTGAATGCTTGTGAAAAGACCTCATTTATGTTTCTGCGGCAAGAGCTGCCTGTGAGATTGGCaaatataatgaaagaaataagtcTTCTTCCAGATAATCTTCTCAggacaccatcagttcagttggtACAGAGCTGGTAAGATTCACTGTTCTTGTGTTTGCAGTTTAAGTGGAGTTGTAGACTTTACCCAAAGTTACAGCAAATACTTCTTTACTCTTCAATGGTGTCTCAAGGTAGTAGCAGCATTCCTCCTCCTCTGTTTGGGTGTGTCTGGCCTGGTCACCTGAATCCTGGACTGTACtactttttggttttaaaaaaacgATCAGAAATGCACAGAAATACAGACACTATATTTGAGATTTGTGTTATTAAATCTCCAAGGATGTTATTtcataatgtaataaaaatatctacCATAAGTTGATAGCTAGAGATTTATATACTTTACCTTTAATCACTTCAATAACCCTGCCCAGTAGgcattcattttacagatgaagaaatggaggtaCCTACAGATTAAGTCCTTTGCCTAAGGCAAAAACATTCATagtagagctgggattcaaacttaGATTTGCTTGTTTCTACTGCTGTATGCTGAAGTCAGATTAATAAAATGTCTTAAAGGGTGTAAGTATTTTTTATAAACTGAATTTATCTTATTGAAGTATATCTTAATAAATCACAAAAGTTAGAATATTTATTCTACCATTTAAAGACAATTAGAAGTTACTAGAATTGTGTAGAAACTATGATCTCCCTTCTAAAAAATGACAGTAGAGTTATTAAGGGTGTGCATCCATATGTGGCCACCTGTATACAGCCTTTCTTGTTAATGTTATTAAAAGTGTTACTCTGTTAATCACTATACATTTCAAACAAAAGAGTTTGCCAGAGTTCAGTCTTCAATGGAAAAATTTAGTTGCAAGGCATTTCCCAATTATGATTTATGGAGATCCTAGCTTTCCTGTTGTAAGCATTATAATTATGGGAGAAGCTGATATAatgtcaactttttaaaataagtgaaagaaatatGACTGCTCCATAATTGATAATCAGAGACTCTCCACTCCAAAAATGGAATAGTTAGAAATGTGATTTAAGTAAGAGACATTTGTTTAGGAACTCTGATGCAAGGAGGACAGATAATTTTCTATGGTGgtttattccttcttttttaaaaaaaatcattaaaagtagactatgttacatttttaaaatatctgtgccTAACACATTGtagatgttgacaatttaatgTCAAAAACTCTGCCTCTGTTCACTGGTGCTGAATTGAATCTTGAAGCCAGAGTTTCAGGtgaagtagaaaataatagctttattgctttgccaggcaaaggaggATACAGCAGGATCTTGCCAtgaaaaactgtgtgtcccaagcCGGGGAtgtttggtgaggagttttatagcagtgGTTCAAGCGAGAGGTTGCTGATAATGATCAGGGTACATGCAGGGCCTACAggcctttaatctggcctcaggtggtctCCTGATATGCTTCTTGAGATTATCAAACCTTCTCTGGAATGAAAAATGCTAATATCTTTCTTTTGTTTGGGCGTTTTAGTGCTATCAAAGAATTCAAAGATGTGTATCTCTTGAGGTGAAACCGGACCGACTCCCAAgtctgcactattgtttcttggctgcttctcccttgtctctgcatccttTCTCTTCCCTGATGAGCACctgtttgaacctgccctttggaCCTTAAGGAAGATCATAGAGACTGGAGTCTGTTGCCTACAAATATGAAATGGGAGCCAGGGAAAGGcttctgtgcccaggagccccaaagggtcctgcttggtttcagtaTCTTCTGAATAAAAGCATAATTGTTCTTGCCAGTGAAGAGTAAGGGTTAAGTCACAAGAGTAGACTCAGAATCACTAGACTTTGGAATGCCTTGGCATGCAGTAGGGCATATTGTTTGTCAGAAACAACTTTCCAAACCAACATGGAgatttgcagatttttaaaacactttcattGCCCCTGGACACCTACTACAATATGGCAGCTGAAGGTCCAGCCAAAGCAGACCTTACACTAGAGGTCATTGACTGATAGGTGTTTTGGCTCTGGCCCTTCGCTGCCATTGTGCTCTGCAGCAAGACCTTCAGAGAGTCATTTGACTTTCCTCATTTTGCTCCTTTCCCGGGTCATTTGCTCCACTGTATTTTTAGGTAaattaaaaatgtgcattttcatgacttttgtgtttttgttcagttgtttaGAAGAACCATGTGTTAGATTGTAGACTTTCAATAAGCATTTGCCAACTGGATGTAACATCTACAATTATGGTTTTAAAACAAAGACGTTTAAGTTAGATTCTTAGACCAAGGTAAGCTGGCCTCCACATTTTACTGAGACTAAGGCAAgttaagtcatttgcccaagatcacataatTGTTGGTGACAGACTCAGTTCCCATGACCATCAGTATATTTATACTGTAATGTACAGTGGTaattttaagaaacttaaaaacTACTTagagaactgaaaaaagaaataggagatTCTTAAGTCAAATTTAACCTAAGCTTTTAGGAGAAAATGTACCTTCTAATTACTGTCAGGCACTTTGCTTGAATGTGAATGGGTATACAAATCTCACTTCAATCATAATTTGCTAAAAATTAACagtaaagaaatgtttaaaatgccACTTGATCATTTTCATAATATCggactttcaaaatataaaagaacaacCTTACAAGGGGTTGATTTACATTTTAGGTATATCCAGAGTCTTCAAGAGCTTCTTGAGTTTAAGGACAAAAGTGCTGAAGATGCTAAAACTATTTATGAGTAAGTACAGTTGTTTTGCCTTATTTGGACATCACATAAAACATCATCATATACTCTTTGAACatcatataaaaatgtaaatgtattgcTATTGGATCATTTTAGGGAAATTGATTAACTTTTGGCTTTTTGCTACTTTAGAACATATGATGGTATATGTGTCTGTCGCAGTTCATACAGGCCAGCCAGGTAACATAAATTCAGAAATTGGACTGGGCATAAGAAAAGCTTCATGTTTCTCTTCACTCGAGTGTAAAGAAAGATGCAGTTCAAATGTGGTGATCAGGGGAAATCTTGATGTGGTCTCAGGGCCACTTGGATGGTAGGAGACTGGTGAAGACTTGGAGACGAGTGCGTGCTTCTGAAGGACAGCCTCAGCTCTACTGACCATTGCCGAGCAAAAACACTGCCCAGATCacgtgatgtgtgtgtgtgtcttgcgGGGGGTGGGTATAAGAAAAGCTGCAAAtctagttatttttgtttttttaagttagatTTCCTAATTTTGAAAGATTGGAAACTAAACTTTCAACAAACACTGAAGGCCTGCAGGACAAAAACTTGTCTCTAGTTTATGACCTGTGGTCTGCAAGACAATGTAAGTAATGTGACCTATTCATAATCAACATACCAGGACTAATAAGCCCCATAGTCCCCTAAGGCAAGTTACCTGCTTATTCCAGTGAATGTTGCTCAGAACTTAAAGACTGTCTCTGTTGTTGTCCTCCAAGTccattacacatttttttttactgtctttaaAGGTGATAGcaacatttcactttttaaacatgATTTTGGTCTGAAAATAACACCAAGAATTTGTGTAGGTATGCAGCAAAATTTACACAGATGATGTCATTTACTCTTTAAAATGACTCTACTGAAATAATGCTATCTGTACAAAAAGAGATACTATCTGTGCacaaaaagtcttaaaatagCATTAGGCTCACATGGACAGCAAATGGATTTAGACCCATCCAGTCTTACTTAAAGGTAAATGTTATGCTGAAAAACCTTGTGAAAATAGTCATTcagagctgaattttaaaaaaataatgtgggCAGCCAGGTGGAATAATGTTATTTTGGTTTTGACAAAAGAGAGAGATGTGAAATAAATGATTAAGAAGTGACTAGAAATGATGAATTGTTTTTGAGaagttttgtttgtattttggaTTAACAGTTTGGTTTTGAAACTAATTACAAACTAggaattccaaaaatattttgagcAATGAGACCATCATTGGAATAGGTTAATAGTAGTCAAGATGATGACTTCGAAGATTTTGAATGAGGAAGCAGTCATTTGGAAGTATGAGTTCTGATGGATATATTATTAGGTGGATTTTGTTACTTCACAACTAAGActtgtttcctctttcatttagttctttaaattagccatgcagttcagttcacttcagtcgctgggctgtgtccaactctttgtgaccccatggactgcagcacaccaggcttccctgtccatcaccaactcccagagcttgctcaaactcatgaccattgagtcagtgatgccatccaaccatcttatcctctgtcgtccccttgtcctgctgccttcaatctttaccagcatcagggtcttttccagtgagttatttctttgcatcaggtggccaaagtattggagcttcagctttagcatcagtccttccaaagaatagtcgggactgatttcctttaggattgactggttggaactccttgcagtccaaaggactctcaagagtcttctccaacacgacagttcaaaagcatcaattcttcagcactcagccttctttatggtccagctctcacatccatacatgactactggaaaaaccatagttttggctAGACGGACGTCTGTTGGCAAAGCCATGCAGTAGTGTCTTCAAGCATCAGTGTCTTCaaataacagaaatagaaatgctGGATGATTTGAAGATTTTTCTTTGAACACACAGTCACTTtttcttctcccattttttttaaactcatagaATGAATGGAATTAGAATCCCTTTCTACTTTTCTAAGTGGCCCTTTCTCTTTTTAACCTGGGGAATGGTTCCAAAACAGACAGCCTTTATTGGCTCATTCATTGTCATTCCTTACAGAGCACGTGTTCCCTGGAAGCAAGTGCTCTGTCCTCTCTTACGCTGACTGTGCCTGGATCCCATCCTCTTAGCAGGTGTTGAAATAATCTTAGTTGATGATGGTTAAAGAAAACCCTTCACATTTGGTAGGATTGTGTTTTGCGGCAGCCTTACTTTTAGGAGTTCcaagaaaataattacatttcacaagttttatttattttggagtttCTTAACATCTCCATAGAGATGGTATGTTTTATGACCTGAAATTTACTTAAATAAGTGTAAGAAAACATGCCTTGATGCTGCTTTTACTGAATTAGGCATTTCTTGTCTAGTATAATTGGCTAAATTTAGATTTTAGTATCACATTCACTTGCCAAAATATTTGGCTGTTTTGACAGACAGGTTTGTTTAGCTTTACAGACACTGTGATACGGATCAGGAACCGACACAATGACGTGATACCCACAATGGCTGAAGGTGTGGTTGAATACAAGGAGAGCTTCGGGGTGGATCCTGTCACCAGCCAGAATGTTCAGTATTTTTTGGATCGTTTCTACATGAGTCGAATTTCAATTAGAATGTTACTTAATCAGCACTGTAAGTGTCTGGAAGTCAAGAGAAGAAGCTAAATAATCTGTGttgatatattttacatttatttagaaaacttCCTTTTAGGGAGAacatttacttttactttttttttttattaaggaaaGCAAATAGACTACCATtgaaaggtttttaaatttatgtttaacgTTATGTGAAATGTTTATGTTTTAAGGAAAATACTTGTTCTACTGTTTGGTACCAATTAGAGAAACAGTATTCAACTCCAGACAGCGACATTATGtattttagcttattttatttgttttttaattttttatagctttattatttggtggaaaaggcaaaggaagccTATCTCATCGCAAACACGTTGGAAGTATAAATCCAAACTGCAATGTGGTTGAAGTTATTAAAGGTAAATACATTTCTCCTTTCAGAAAGAATGCCAAAATCAAAATTGTTGAGTGTTTTTTCTTGCTATTAAAACAGTTATTTGAATCATGAGATAAAATGATATAACCCATGCATGGgtttaaaaatgactttataaTGCTAATTGTGCACTGTGTATAGGATGAATGTTTTGTTGATACCATGCTTTATTAGGCAAAAGATGGTGATATTATGAGGGTATCTATTTGActtcaaaatatttccttattcCCTCCTAATTCCCTATATTGAAGCCATAATTCATAATAGTTTGGCTTGTATCTTGCCACAGCTTTTTCTGTTTGTACCATGTATGCTTGTGCACACACATAATTGTTGGTCTTACATTGCTGTTTTTGGAACATAAGATACtttgtgtatgtttttctgtaaatttacaAACATTGTGCCATGTGTAGTACATGTGGATATACACCAGGTTTTTGAATGACTGTTAGGGATGTATCAGAATGTATTAATCCATACTCCTATTGATgcatatttctgttgtttctatCACCAACAGTATTGCAGTAGACATCCTTATATATGTGCTGACTTTTGCTAGTATTTTAGAAGGCAGGATttctagaattaaaaatatttaaaatgcatttaaaattttttaactccAAAAATGTATCAAACAATGAATGAGAGTGAGTATTCCCTAAACCCTTACCAACTCTAAATTTTTGTTATGtgtattgtaaatattttcttcaatctgctggttttctttttactttgttatGGTGTCTTTTCCCATacagatatttgaaaatttttttgtaaTCATATCTGTCACTTTTTGCTTTATATGGCCTTAGGTTTTGtcatgtcatattttaaaaagaccttCCCCAAACTAAGattattaaagtattttttttttctgtagaaagctttaaaatttcatttgtctATATATTATTGCCATcttcatgaagcagaagtaaatttatttaatgacttttttgttttgattcGCACTAGATGGCTATGAAAATGCTAGGCGTCTGTGTGATTTGTATTATATTAACTCTCCCGAACTAGAACTTGAAGAACTAAATGGTAAGCCTGATGCCTTTTCCTTAATGATTAGTGTTATGATTACCTGAGAAGGAATGATAAGAAGTTagatttgttttaatataaaacaacTTCTTCATTGGATATGAAAGCTGAGGGAGAGAaatcatgttaaaaatatatgtatttatgtgtttgtatgtatatatgtatattttttaa
Proteins encoded:
- the PDK1 gene encoding pyruvate dehydrogenase (acetyl-transferring) kinase isozyme 1, mitochondrial, producing MRLARLLRGATSAGPGPGLRAAGPSVSRSLTSDSGSGPAPERGVPGQVDFYARFSPSPLSMKQFLDFGSVNACEKTSFMFLRQELPVRLANIMKEISLLPDNLLRTPSVQLVQSWYIQSLQELLEFKDKSAEDAKTIYDFTDTVIRIRNRHNDVIPTMAEGVVEYKESFGVDPVTSQNVQYFLDRFYMSRISIRMLLNQHSLLFGGKGKGSLSHRKHVGSINPNCNVVEVIKDGYENARRLCDLYYINSPELELEELNAKSPGQPIQVVYVPSHLYHMVFELFKNAMRATMEHHADKGVYPPIQVHVTLGKEDLTVKMSDRGGGVPLRKIDRLFNYMYSTAPRPRMETSRAVPLAGFGYGLPISRLYAQYFQGDLKLYSLEGYGTDAVIYIKALSTESIERLPVYNKAAWKHYNTNHEADDWCVPSREPKDMTTFRSA